The Polyangium mundeleinium genome contains the following window.
GCCACCTCGTGGGCCTCGGGTGGACGTTCGAGCGAGAGCGCGTGAGCATCTTCAAATTCGGCCAGATCCGCGAATACGTGCACTACCACGTCGTGGACCTCTTTCCGGTGGAGCTCACGGTCTACGAGCGACGCGAATTGCGCTTTCGGCCCCGCAGCAGCACGGACGGGCAGCCGATCCAGCGGGTGAAGGCGACGGCGCTCGAAGCGCTCCTCGTCGCGGAGCACCCCGAGGCGTGGGCGCAATACGAGGCCGACGGCTCTGTCGCGGATCTCGACGACATCCTCGCCGAAGAAGAGGACGAGGATGCGCCGCTGCCGGGGCCTTATGATGGCCTCCTCGCCGAGGACCCCGTCGAGGAGGCGTGGCCCCCCGGAGGGGAGGACGAGCCGGACGAGGATTACGATCCACTCCCTGGTTTCGAAGCGTACTCCGATTGACACCACGTCGCGGCCCGGTTAGGGCTCGGTCGAGGGGAGTGCATGCATATGCTACCGCCTGGACCTGGGAACCTCGGCCTGTTCGACACCCTCCGCTCCACGTTCGCGTCTCCCGCCCCTGTCATGCGCCGCTTCGCCGCGGAGCACGGGGATCCGTTCCGCGTCCTCACCTTCAATGGACCGATTACATTCGTCGGTCATCCCGAGGCCCTCCGCGCCATTTACACAGCCGATCCCGAGACGTTCGAGCCGTTCGGGGTCGAGGTGACCGAGCCCGTCTTCGGGCGGACGTCGGTGGTGGTCTCGACCGGGACGCGCCACCGGCGGGATCGCAAGCTGCTCGCGGCCCCCTTTGCGCCGGCCGCTGCGAAATCGTACGCGACCGTCGTCGCCGACGTCGCGCGGGAGGCGGCCTCGCAATGGACGCCGTGCCAGCCATTTTCGATGCTGGAGGCCACGCAATCCATCGCGCTCGACATCGTCATCCGCGTGGTGTTCGGCGTCCGGGGCGAGGCGCGGATTCGCGACGTCCGCGCGGCCGTGCTCGATCTCATTCACGCGGTCCATCCGCTGATCTTGATCATGCCGGCGATCCGGCGCCCGTTCCGCGGATTCGGCCCCTGGGCGCGGATGCTCCGGGCCAGGGCGGCGCTCGACGCGCTCTTGGGCGAGGAGATTCGCGCCCTGCGCGCGTCGGGGGAGGAGCGCGCCGACGTGCTCGGGCTCATCCTGAAGACGCGTTACGAAGGCGGCGATGGGCTCGGCGATCGGGAGATCCTCGATCAGCTCCGCGCCTTGCTCTTCGCGGGCCACGAGACCACGGCCGTCTCCCTGGCCTGGGCCTTTTATTGGCTCCACCGCGAGCCCGACACGCTTGCGCGGCTGCTCGCCGAAATCGACGCCCTCGGGCCCGAGGCCCCTTTCGAAAAACTCCTCGGCTTGCCTTACCTGGACGCCGTCTGCCTGGAGACGCTGCGCATCGCTCCGCCCGTGGTCAGCGTCGGGCGTATGCCCCGAAAAACGTTCGCGCTCCTCGGGTACACCTTTCCGCCGGGCGAGCCGCTCGTTCCATCCCCGCTCCTCTTGCACACGCGCGAGGAGCTTTATCCCGAGCCCGAGCGATTCCGCCCCACGCGTTTCCTGGAGCGGGACTTTTCCCCGTTCGAGTTCATCCCCTTCGGCGGGGGAGGCCGGCGCTGCCTCGGGGCGACGCTCGCGATGGTGGAGATGAAGATCACGCTCGCCATTCTCTTGCGGGAGTATCAGCTCCGGCTCGCGAGCGTG
Protein-coding sequences here:
- a CDS encoding nucleotidyltransferase domain-containing protein, with the protein product MSSERTGGLRARVAVEAARLMYEEGVKQYFTAKRMAARRLLGHAGGKNLRYRPQDLPSNGEIRDALLAMAELAEGERRTRRLFAMRVVALRVMRALGPFEPRLIGSVSTGHIRRGSDIDIQVFTDDEDTFERHLVGLGWTFERERVSIFKFGQIREYVHYHVVDLFPVELTVYERRELRFRPRSSTDGQPIQRVKATALEALLVAEHPEAWAQYEADGSVADLDDILAEEEDEDAPLPGPYDGLLAEDPVEEAWPPGGEDEPDEDYDPLPGFEAYSD
- a CDS encoding cytochrome P450, with the protein product MRRFAAEHGDPFRVLTFNGPITFVGHPEALRAIYTADPETFEPFGVEVTEPVFGRTSVVVSTGTRHRRDRKLLAAPFAPAAAKSYATVVADVAREAASQWTPCQPFSMLEATQSIALDIVIRVVFGVRGEARIRDVRAAVLDLIHAVHPLILIMPAIRRPFRGFGPWARMLRARAALDALLGEEIRALRASGEERADVLGLILKTRYEGGDGLGDREILDQLRALLFAGHETTAVSLAWAFYWLHREPDTLARLLAEIDALGPEAPFEKLLGLPYLDAVCLETLRIAPPVVSVGRMPRKTFALLGYTFPPGEPLVPSPLLLHTREELYPEPERFRPTRFLERDFSPFEFIPFGGGGRRCLGATLAMVEMKITLAILLREYQLRLASVAPVEHVQRGLTMGPRGRVPMMLEGRRLPAPSAARGSPTRSEPRAGTAG